In Achromobacter pestifer, the DNA window GGGCTTCGACTGGAAGGCCGACGGCAATGACAACCTGTACTTCGCCAGCGACTACTTCGGCTACATGTACGAGTTCGCCGAGGCGCTGGTCGAGGCCGGCCACGCCTACGTGGACGAGCAAAGCCCCGAAGAGATCCGCGCCAACCGCGGCACGCTGACCGAACCCGGCAACGACTCGCCCTGGCGCAACCGCCCGGCCGCCGAGTCGCTGACGCTGCTGCGCGAAATGCGCGACGGCAAGCATCCGGACGGCAGCCTGGTGCTGCGCGCGAAGATCAACATGGCTTCGCCCAACATCAACCTGCGCGACCCGGTCATGTACCGCGTGCGCCACGCCCACCACCACCGCACCGGCGACCAGTGGTGCATCTACCCGATGTACAGCTGGGCGCATCCGGTCGAAGACGCGCTGGAAGGCATCACTCACAGCGTCTGCACGCTGGAATTCGAAGACCAGCGCCCGTTCTACGACTGGATCCTGGCGCGCCTGGCCGAACTCGGCAAGCTGGCGCAGCCGCTGCCGCACCAATACGAATTCGCGCGCCTGAACGTGAGCTACGTCGTCACCAGCAAGCGCAAGCTGCTGCAGCTGGTGCGCGAAGGCCACGTGGACGGCTGGGACGATCCCCGCATGCCGACCCTCTTCGGCCTGCGCCGGCGTGGCTACACGCCCTCCTCGATCCGCCTGTTCTGCGACCGCACCGCCGTGTCCAAGTCGGATTCCCGCATCGATTACAGCCTGCTCGAGCAGGCCGTGCGCGACGACCTGGACCCGATCGCCGCGCGCTCGGTGGCCGTGCTGGATCCGCTCAAGCTGGTCATCACCAACTACCCGGAAGGCCAGACCGAGATCTGCACCGCGCCGCGCAACCCGCACGATCCCGAAGCGGGCGTGCGCGAATTCCCGCTGTCGCGCGAACTCTGGATCGAACGCGACGACTTCCGCGAAGAAGCGCCCAAGAAGTACTTCCGCCTGTTCCCGGGCAATACCGTGCGCCTGAAGTACGGCTACGTGGTGCGCTGCACCGGCTTCACCAAGAACGAGGCCGGCGAGGTCATCGAAGTCCAGGCTGAATACCTGCCAGAGACCCGCAGCGGCACGCCGGGCGCCGACAGCGTCAAGGTCAAGGGCAACATCACCTGGGTCAGCGCGGCCCACGCGGTGCCCGCCCAGATCCACCTGTACGACCGCCTGTTCGCCGACGCGCGTCCGGATGGCGGCGACAAGGACTTCCTGGCCTGCCTGAACCCCAATTCCAAGCTGACCGTCACGGCCTGGCTGGAACCGGGCACCGTCGCCACGCCGGGCGCCACCTGGCAGTTCGAGCGCCTGGGCTACTTCACGGCCGACCTGAAGGAATCCAGCGCCGAAGCGCCGGTGCTCAACCGCATCGTGACCCTGCGCGATTCCTGGGCGCAAGGCTGACGCGATCCGCGTCCGCATTGCCGGAAAAAGGCGCCTTTCGGCGCCTTTTTCTTTGGCTCAGCCCCCTGCGCATGCCGCCCCTGGGCGGGTTATCATCCCCCGAACCCCGCAGCCGGTCGAGCGCGCCGTTTCCCGGCGCCGGGACCGCCAGCCACAATCAAGATGAACACTGAATCCCTAGCCCTGGACTTCAAAAGCGCCACCCTCTATGCCATCCGGGTGGTCCTGCACAGCGCCGACCCCGAACGCCTGAACGCCGCCCTGGCCAAGCGCATGGCCGATGCCGGCAGCTTCTTCGAAAACGAACCCGTGGTCGTCGACGCCAGCCGCGTCGAAGAGAAAATCGATTGGACCGCCCTGGTAGCGGCATTGCGCGGCCACAACCTGCCCCCCATCGGGGTGGTGGCCGAAGGCGCCAACCTGGAAGCCGCGCGCGCGGTGGGCCTGGCCCCGGTGGAACTGTCCACGCCCGCGGCCCGGCCCGCCCCGGTGATCGACACCGCGCCGCCCAACGACGTATCCACCCCGGTGCCTTCCGTGCCCGCCGCCGCGGTCGAAACCGCGTCCGCGCCCACCGAAGTGTCCACCGAGCCGGAAGCGCCCGCCGACAAAACCGCCGCCGAACCGCTGCCCGCGCGCGCGGCAAGCAACACGACCTCCGCCGCCAGTCCCACGCCCGCTGCGCCGCACTCGTCGTCGGCGCTGGTCATCACCAAGCCGCTGCGTTCCGGCCAGCGCGTCTATGCGCGCCACACGGACCTGGTGGTGATCGGCATGGTGAGCCAGGGCGCGGAAGTCATCGCCGACGGCAACATCCACGTCTACGGCCCGTTGCGCGGCAAGGCCATGGCCGGCGCTCGCGGCGACACCTCGGCGCGCATTTTCACGACCCACCTGGACGCTGAACTGCTGGCCGTGGCCGGCGTGTACCGCGTGGTCGAGGACAAGCTGGACCGCACCCTGCACAACCAGCCCGCGCTGGTGCGCCTGGACGGCGAGACGCTGCGCATCGAAGCCCTCAAGGCTTGAGATCTGGCACAAGGCCGCCCGCGGCCGCCGCTGGACACGCGCAGACACCCGCGCAAATTTCAACACATCCTGTAAGAAGCCTTACAAGGGCTTTTTGCTTTACGATAACGCGATTTATTCGAACATAAGGGTTTGATCGTCATGACACGCATTGTTGTGGTGACTTCCGGCAAAGGCGGCGTGGGCAAAACCACGACCAGCGCCAGTTTTTCTGCAGGACTCGCGATGCGGGGCCACAAGACCGCTGTCATCGACTTCGATGTCGGCCTGCGCAACCTCGACCTGATCATGGGCTGCGAACGTCGCGTCGTGTACGACTTCGTCAACGTGATCCAGGGCGAAGCCACGCTCAATCAGGCTCTCATCAAGGACAAGCAGCTCGAAAACCTGTTCATCCTGCCCGCCTCGCAGACGCGCGACAAAGACGCGCTGACGCAGGAAGGCGTGGAAAAGGTCATCAACGACCTCAAGGGCATGGGCTTTGACTACATCGTCTGCGACTCGCCCGCCGGCATCGAAACGGGCGCGCTGATGGCCGCCTACTTCGCCGACGACGCGCTGGTCGTGACCAATCCGGAAGTCTCGTCGGTGCGCGACTCAGACCGCATCCTGGGCATCCTGGCCGCCAAGTCCAAGCGCGCCGTGGAAGGCGACGAACCGGTCAAGGAATACCTGCTGCTGACGCGCTACAGCCCCAAGCGCGTGGTCGACGGCGAAATGCTGTCGCTGGGCGACATCGAGGACATCCTGCGCATCAAGCTGATCGGCGTGGTCCCCGAATCCGAAGCGGTGCTGCAAGCATCGAACCAGGGCCTGCCAGCCATCCACCTCAGAGACACCGACGTTTCCGAAGCCTACAAGGACGTCGTGGCCCGTTACCTTGGCGAAGACAAGGCCCTGCGCTTTACCGACTACGAAAAGCCCGGTTTCCTGAAACGCCTGTTCGGAGGCAAGTAAGCAATGTCCTTCCTGTCGTTTCTGCTTGGTCAAAAGAAGACCTCCGCATCCGTCGCCAAGGAACGGTTGCAGATCATCCTGGCCCACGAGCGGGGCCGCGGCGACTCGCCCGACTACCTGCCGCAGCTGCAGCAGGAGCTTATCGCCGTCATCTCAAAATACGTGAAGATCAACCCCGAGGACATCAAGGTGCACCTGGAACGCCAGGACACGCTGGAGGTCCTGGAGGTCAAGATCGAAATGCCGCAGAACGAGACCTGATGCGGCTGCGCGCCGCCCCCTGGCGCGCATCACAGCCAAAAAAATGCCCGGCATTGCCGGGCATTTGCTTTGGGGCGGCGAGCGCTTAACGCTTGCCGACCTGATCGCCGATGACGCCGCCGATCGCCGCTCCGCCCACCGTTCCGAGGATGCCGCCGTTGGTGATCACGGCGCCTGCCACGCCGCCCAAGGCCGCGCCGCCGACGGCGCTCTTCTGGCGATGGCTCATGCCGTCCCAGGAAGAGCAGCCAGCCATGGCGGCGGTCATCGTCAGCGCGACACAGATTTTGGAGAGAGATGCGATTTTCATGTTTGTGGTTCCTATTCTCGTACCCGGGATCCGCGCATGAAACTGAATGCGAGCGCGCGGCGCCCATAAGGGTCTGGAACCTTCAGGATCGCAAAATATTCTTGCCCTGGCTGTGAAGTTTGCCCATGAATTGTGTCAAAGGGCGAGTTAATCTTTGCGCGCCCCAGGGACATTGTTGCAGCACGCAGCCGCTATTTGACCAGACGTAACACGTCGCGGAAGCGCGGGTGCTCGCAAGTGCGCATCCACTCGAATATCGCCATCTCGGACGTGACGATTTCAGCGCCATGCGCACGCGCGCGGCGCAGCGCCGCGTGATGATCGGAAGGCTTGCGCGAGCCCGCGGCGTCCGACACCAGCACCGCGTGGTAACCCAGATCGATCAGGCCGATCACGGTCTGCAGCACGCAGATATGCGCCTCGCAGCCCGCCACCAGGATGGTCTTGCGCGCGGCCGGCAGCCAGGCCTCGAAGCCCGGCTCCAGCGCCGAAGAGAAGTGCATTTTCTGGAATGTCGTCTGGACCTGCTCGCGCAACGGCTCCACGGTGGCCCCCAGCATCTTGGCGTGATGCTCGGTGGCGGCCACCGGCACATCCAGCAAACGCGCGGCCTGCGCCAGCTTGTGCGCGGCGTGGAGCACGGCCTCGCCGTCGTGGATGACGGGCATCAGGCGGCCCTGCATGTCGACGATCAGCAGGGTGGAATCGGTGGCGGACAGCAGCATGGCGTGGAACTCCTGGAAGAAGTCTCTAGCATAACGCTGGCAAAAAAAATCCCGGCGCGAGGCCGGGATTCCTTCTAGCCGCCGATTACTTCAGGGCCTTGTAGCGCAGGCGCTTGGGCTTGGCGCCCTCTTCGCCCAGACGGCGCTTCTTGTCGGCTTCATACTCTTGGTAGTTGCCGTCGAAGAACACGACTTGCGAATCGCCTTCGAAGGCCAGGATGTGCGTGGCGATGCGGTCCAGGAACCAGCGGTCGTGGCTGATGACCATGACGCTGCCGGGGAACTCCAGCAGCGCGTCTTCCAGCGCGCGCAGGGTTTCGACGTCGAGGTCGTTGGACGGTTCGTCCAGCAGCAGCACGTTGCCGCCGGCGATCAGCGTCTTGGCCATGTGCAGGCGGCCGCGTTCACCGCCTGACAGCTGACCCACGACCTTGTTCTGGTCGCCGCCCTTGAAGTTGAAGCGGCCCAGGTAGGCGCGCGAGGACATTTCGAACTTGCCCACGGTGAGCAGGTCGGCGCCATCGGCCACCGCGTCGAACACGGTCTTCTTGTCTTCCAGCGCATCGCGCGACTGGTCCACGTAGGCCAGGTTGACGGTTTGGCCGATGTTGACCTCGCCCGAATCGGGCTGCTCGCGGCCGGCGATCATGCGGAACAGCGTCGACTTACCGGCGCCGTTGGCGCCGATGATGCCGACGATGGCGCCAGGCGGCACCTTGAAGCTGAGGTTATCGATCAGCAGGCGGTCGCCATAGGCCTTGCTGACGTTGTTGAATTCGATGACCTCGTTGCCCAGGCGCTCGCCCACGGGAATGAAGATTTCCTGGGTTTCGTTGCGCTTCTGGTATTCGTAGGACGACAGTTCCTCGAAGCGGGCCAGGCGCGCCTTGGCCTTGGCCTGGCGGCCCTTCGGGTTCTGGCGCACCCACTCCAGTTCCTTCTTGATGGTCTTCTGGCGGGCCGATTCAGACGACTCTTCCTGCTTCAGGCGGTCTTCCTTCTGCTCCAGCCACGAGCTGTAGTTGCCCTTCCAGGGAATGCCGTAGCCGCGGTCCAGTTCCAGGATCCATTCGGCCGCGTTGTCCAGGAAGTAGCGGTCGTGGGTCACGCCCACCACGGTGCCGGGGAACTTGTGCAGGAACTGCTCCAGCCATTCCACGCTTTCGGCGTCCAGGTGGTTGGTGGGCTCGTCCAGCAGCAGCATGTCGGGTTTGGACAGCAGCAGACGGCACAGCGCGACACGGCGCTTTTCGCCGCCGGACAGCTTGCCGACGATGGCATCCCAGGGCGGCAGGCGCAGCGCGTCGGCGGCGATTTCCATCTGGTGCTCGATGTCGTCGGCGCCGCTGGAGGCGGCGGCGGAGATGATGGCTTCGAGCTCGGCCTGCTCAGCGGCCAGCGCGTCGAAATCGGCGTCCGGCTCGGCGTAGGCGGCATAGACCTCGTCCAGGCGCTTCTTGGCCGTGACGACGGCGCCCAGGCCCTCTTCCACCGACTGGCGCACCGTGTGCTCGGGGTTGAGCTGCGGTTCCTGCGGCAGGTAGCCGATGTTCAGGCCCGGCATGGGGATGGCTTCGCCTTCAATTTCGCGATCGACGCCGGCCATGATCTTCAGCAGCGTCGACTTGCCCGAGCCGTTCAGGCCCAGCACGCCGATCTTGGCGCCAGGAAAAAACGAAAGCGAAATGTCGCGCAGGATCTGCCGCTTGGGCGGCACGATCTTGCCGACGCGGTTCATGGTGTAGACGTATTGGGCCATGGGCTCGTATGGGAGATATAGCTGATGAATCGTCGATTGTAGGCCGGAACCCTGACCCGCGTATGTCCGCCGCCAAATGGCCGCCCTGCGCTGCGGACCCGCCCCCTTCAGGCGGCCTTGGGCCGCGCCGCCCGGCCGCCGACGCGGGTCTGCGCCAGCATGACGCCGGCCAGCGCCATCGCCCCGCCGACGATATGGAACAGGTGGGGCTTTTCGCCCAGGAACACGGCTGCGATCGCCACCGTGGCCACCGGCATGATGTTCAGGAAAATGCTGGCGCGGTTGGGTCCCAGGTGCTTCACGCCCTGCATCCACAGGAACGGCGCGAACAGCGAGGGAAACACCGCCGCGTACAACACCAGCGGCAGGTTGTCGCCGTTGAGCGGCGAAGGCGGCGCCATCAGGAAAGCCGGCAGCTGGAACAGCACGCCGAAAGCCACCTGCACATACAGCGACTGCCACGGCCCGATCGGCAAGGCCCAGCGGCGCAGCAGCACCCCGTACAGCGCGTAGGCCAGCGCGCCCACGCCCATCAGCAGGTCGCCGCGGTTGGCGCCCACTTCCAGCAGCCGGGCCGGATCGCCTTCGCCGATCAGCAGAGCCAGGCCCGCCAACGACAGCAGGCCGCCCAGCATGGCCATGGCCGAGGGCAGCTCGCGCAGCAGCAGCGCCACCACCGCAATGGTCATCAGCGGAATCATCGCAGTGATGATGCCCATATTGGTCGCCGTGGTGCTGGCGGCCGCCACATAGGCCAGCCCCTGATACAGCGCCATGCCCAACCCGCCCAGCACCGCCAGCTTGGGCAGGTTGGGCAGGATCTGGCGGCGCTGCGCCCAGACGCCAGGCAGCACGAACGGCGTCAGCACCACGCCCGCCAGGGCCCAGCGGTAGAAGCCGATGGCAGCCGGCGCGATGGCGCTGGCCGCCATCTTGGTGACGATCATGTTGACCGACCAGATCAGGGCCGCCAGCAGCGGGTACAGCAGATAGCGGGCGGGAACATGGGGAGAGGAAGCACGGGTCATGAGGGGCAATGCGCGGGGATGGACGAGACTGGCCCAGTGTAGGATCTGTCTGACCTGATGTATATAATGAAAAACAGACAAAATCAGACGAAGTTCCGACATGTCCGCCATCGATCCCGCGCCCGCGCTGGCCAGCCACCTGCCCTATCCGCTGGCCTGCCGCATCCTGCACTTCACGCCGAATTCCCGCATGAAGCGCCACAGCTCGCCCTGGGCGGAACTGAACTTCGCGATCTCCGGCATCATGGAAATCGGCATACGCGGCGTCACCTATCTGTCGCCGCCGCAGTACGCCATCTGGATACCTCCGCATGTCGAGCATTGCTGCCAGAACGAGGGCGAGGTGCACTACGCCTGCATCGACATCCCCGCCGCGGCCTGCGCCGGCCTGCCCACGGAACCGTGCACGCTCGAGATCAGCCCGGTCATGCGCGCGATCCTGGGCGACTTCGAACGGCGCGGCATCAGCTATCCGGATACACCGGAAGACCGGCGCATGGCGCAGATCGTCATCGACCAGACCCGCCAGGCGCGCGCCTATGCCAGCTATCTACCCTCCACCTCGGACCCGGTGCTGGCGCCGGTCCTGTCAGCGCTGCAGCACAGCCCCGGCGACAAGCGCGGCGCCGCGCACTGGGCCGCTACCGCAAACATCACCGAGCGCACGCTGCTGCGCCACTGCCAGCAGCACCTGGGCATGTCGTTCAATGAATGGCGCCTGCGGCTGCGCGTGGTCAGCGCGTTGGGCATGCTGGACGCGGGCCAGCCGGTCCAGTCCGTGGCGCGTGAGCTGGGCTACAGCACGCCCTCGGCCTTCATTGCCATGTTCCAGCGGCTTACGGGCCAATCGCCCGACAACGCGCGCAGGCGCAGCCAGGGCGGCGCGCCCGCGCCATGACCCCGGAAAACCGCGTCATCCAAGCGTCCGATGCAAGGCGCGGCCGATCGCGAGACAATACGGCTGTAGCCAGGGCCTGTCAGCAGGCCCGAATCTTGCCGTGCCGTCGCGGCTTCATCGCGCCCAGGAACTCCTTTCATGTCTGCCTCCGCCACTCCCCCCGCTTCCTTGACCCATTTCAGCACCTCCGAACTGGACATGCTGGCCAAGACCGCCGACGCCTTGAGCGCCTATCTGGGCAAACCCGTGCTGGCCGAAGTGGTGCTGGGCGATGACGGCACCGAATGGGTGACCTATGGCGTGCCCATCGATGAAAACGCCAAGCCCGACGAGGAACAGACCCACGTCCAGCTGGGCGGTCCCGGTTCCCGCCTGCTGGGCAACCGCGGCGGCCTGCCCCAGTCCGACGACGACACCTACGACTGCCTCTATCTCTGGGCCATCGAGATCTCGCTGAACGAAGGCGAGCGCTTCATCAAGCTGGACCACGACGGCGAAGAATCGGCTTGGTCCGACAATCTGGAAGACGTGCTGCCGTTCGCCCTGACGGAAGAGCCCGTGCCGGCAGATCCGGACGCGGAAGACGACGAGGACGAAGAAGACGAGGACGAGGACGATGAGGATGACGAGGGCGATCACGGCCACGACCATCCTCACGACCACAACCACCGCCACTGAGGCGGCGCCGGACGGCAGGTTGCGGCCGGCATGGCCACGCAACCGCGCCGTCCGCGGATCAGACGGAGATCCGCCCTTCCTGTACCGCGTGGCAAGCCACCACCGACACTCCCGCGGCCATCGCCACCGGCGCCTCTGCCTTGCAGCGCTCGTTCGCGTGCGGGCAGCGCGGATGGAAGGTGCAGCCCGAGGGCGGATTGAGTGGGTTGGGCACCTCGCCCGCCACCGCGGTGCGCGGCTTGCCCGCGCCGTTGATGTCGGGAATGGCTTCCAGCAGCATGCGCGTGTACGGATGGCGCGGCCGCGCGAACAGCTCGTCGCGCGGCGCCACTTCCACCATGCGGCCCAGGTACATCACTCCCACCCGGTCGGCCACGTGATGCACCACCGCCAGGTTGTGGGAAATGAACAGATAGGTCAGCCCCAGGTTGCGCTGCAAGTCCTTCATCAGGTTCAGCACCTGCGCCTGCACCGACACGTCCAGCGCCGAGGTCGGTTCATCGCACACCAGGAATTCAGGATTCACCGCCAGTGCCCGAGCGATCGAAATGCGCTGGCGCTGGCCGCCTGAAAACTGGTGCGGATAGCGGCCCTGGTCGGCCGGGTCCAGACCCACCTGCTTGAGCAGTTCGCCCACGCGCGCGTTGCGCTCGTCGGGCGTCATGGCGGTGTGGGTCAACATGGGCTCGGCGATGATGCGGCCCACGCGCCAACGCGGATTGAGGCTGGCATAAGGATCCTGGAAGATCATCTGCAGGCGCTTGCGCAGGGCGCGGCCGCCCGGCTCGGACATGCGCGACAGCGGCTGGCCGTCGAAGCGGATGTCGCCGCGGGTCAGGCCATACAGGCCCACCAGCATGCGCGCCACGGTCGACTTGCCGCAGCCCGATTCGCCGACCAGCGCCAGCGTTTCGCCGCGCGCGATCTCGAACGACACCCCGTCCACGGCGCGCAGCATCACGCGCGGCTTGCCCGCGAGCTTGCGTTCCAGCCACGGCGGCGACACATCGAACCAGCGCGCGGCGTCCTTTACTTCCACCAAGGGCGTCGTCATGCGGCCACCTTATCGTTGTTGTCGTGCAGCCAACAGGCCGCGCGGGACGTGCCGGCCGCCATCAGCTCCGGACGCTCCACGCCGCAACGCGGCAGGCGCTGGCCGCAGCGCGGATTGAAGGCGCAGCCCGGCGGAATGGCGTTCAGGCGCGGCATGCTGCCGTCGATCTGCACCAGCCGCTCGGAGTGCCCCTCCAGCGACGGAATCGAGCCCATCAGCCCCGTGGTATAGGGATGGCGCGGCTTGTGGATCACGTCCGCCACCGGACCGATTTCGGCCACCCGGCCCGCGTACATCACCGCCACGCGGTCGGCGGTTTCGGCGATCACGCCCATGTCGTGCGTGATCAGCATCACAGCCGTGCCGTTTTCGCGGCACAAGCGCTTGAGCAGCTCGATGATCTGCGCCTGGATGGACACGTCCAGCGCGGTCGTGGGCTCGTCCGCCACCACCAGCTTGGGCTCGGCCGCCAAGGCCAGCGCGATCACCACGCGTTGGCGCATGCCGCCTGAAAACTGGTGCGGGTAGTGGTCGATGCGCTCGCGCGCGGCCGGAATGCCGGTTGATGCCAGCAGCTCCACCGCGCGTTCGCGCGCCTGGGACCAACTCAGGTCCAGGTGCGTCACGATGGTTTCCGCCAGTTGCCGGCCCACCGTGTACAGCGGGTTCAGCGAGGTCAGCGGGTCCTGGAACACGGCCCCGATCTCGCGGCCGCGCACGCGGCGCATCTGCTCGTCGGGCAGGTTGTCGATGCGGCGGCCCGCCAGCAGGATCTCGCCCGCGGCGATGCGCCCCGGCGGCTCCAGCAGGCCGATGATGGATGCGCCGGTCAAGGACTTGCCGGCGCCGGATTCGCCCACTACGCCCAGGACTTCGCCAGCCTGGATGGAAAAGGACACGTCGTCCAGGGCGCGCAGCGTGCCGCGGCGCGTGGGGAATTCCACGCGCAGATTGCGGACTTCTAGAAGTGCGCTCATGTAAACCTCAATTCAGCCGGGGATTGAGCGCATCGCGCAGCCAGTCGCCCAGAAGGTTGACCGACAGCACCAGCAGCACCAACGCCGCGCCCGGGAAGATGGTGATCCACCATTCGCCGGAAAACAGGAAGTCGTTGCCGATGCGGATCAGCGTGCCCAGCGACGGCGCCGTCGGCGGCACCCCTACGCCCAGGAACGACAGCGTGGCTTCGGTGATGATGGCCGTGGCCAGGTGCACCGTGGCCAGCACCAGCACCGGACCCAGCACATTGGGCAGCACATGGCGGAACATGATGACGGGCGAAGCCACGCCGATCACGCGCGCCGCCTGCACGTATTCGCGGTTCTTCTCCACCAGGGTGGAACCGCGCACGGTGCGCGCGTACTGCGGCCAGCCGGCAAGCGCGATCGCGCCGATCAGCACCGGGAACGCAATCAGCTCGTGCAGCTCGCGCGGCACCGCCGCCCGCGCCACGCCATCGATCAGCAGCGCGATCAGGATGGCGGGGAACGACAGCTGCACGTCGGCGATACGCATGATGAAGGCATCGATACGCCCGCCCGCGTAGCCCGAGATCAGCCCCAGCACGATGCCGATCAACATCGACAGCAGCACCGAGGCCAGGCCGATCAAGAGCGACACGCGGGTGCCGTACAGAATGGCCGAGTACAGGTCGCGGCCCTGGCTGTCGGTGCCCAGCAGATAGGTCGGCTGGCCGTTGGCCTCCCAGGCGGGCGGCAGCAAGGCGTCCAGCAATTCCACCGTGGTCAGGTCGAACGGATTGTGCGGCGCCACCCAGCCGGCCCCGAAGGAGCCGATCAGCAAGGCCGCCAGCTGCACGGTGGCGACGATGGCCACGGGCGCCCGGCGCCAGGCCCAGGCGATGTCGCTGTCCCACCAGCGTTTGAGTACGGCGCGCATCAGTGAGCCCCCCCGCCGCGGGTCAGCCCGGAACGCAGGCGCGGGTCCACGACAAAATACAAAAGATCGACGATCAGGTTGATCACCACGAACACCAGCGCGATCAGGCACAGGTAGGCCGCCATGACCGGCACGTCGGCGAATTGCACCGCCTGGATGAACAGCAGGCCCATGCCCGGCCACTGGAACACGGTTTCCGTGACGATGGCGAAGGCGATGATGCCGCCCAGCTGCAGGCCGGTGATGGTGATGACCGGCACCATGGTGTTCTTCAGCGCATGGCCGAAGTGGATGGCGCGGCGCTTCAGGCCCCGGGCGCGCGCGAACTTGATGTAGTCCGAACGCAGCACCTCCAGCATCTCCGAGCGCACCAGGCGCAGCACCAGGGTCATCTGGAACAGCGACAGGGTGATGGACGGCAGGATCAGATGCTTCCAGCCCGTGGCGGTAAACAGCCCCGATGACCACCAGCCCACGCTGACGGTGTCGCCGCGCCCGTAGCTGGGCAGCCAGCCCAATTGCACGGAGAACACCAGGATCAGCAGGATGCCGATCAGGAAGGTGGGCAGCGACACGCCCAGCAGCGAGCCGGCCAGCAGCAGCTGCGACACCAGGCTGTTGCGCTTGAGCGCGGTGTACACGCCCAGCGGCACGCCCACCAGCAAGGCCAGCAAGGCGGCCACCATGGATAGCTCCAGCGTGGCCGGCAGGCGGGATTTCAGCAGGGTGGAAACGGGTTCGCTCTGGCGCAGGGAGATGCCGAAATTGCCCTGCAAGGCGTTGGCCACGAAATGGCCGAATTGGACGATGGCGGGCTCGTTCAACCCCAGGCGCTCACGCAGTTCGATGCGCTCGGCATCGGTGGCGTCCTGCCCCAGCATGATGGTGACAGGGTCGCCGACGTATTGAAAAAGCACAAAGGCCAGTAGCGCGACGGTGAGCATCACCGCTACGGCCTGCAACAGGCGACGCAGTATGAAAGCAAACATAGGCGGAAAAGGCGAAACGGCGGAAGCCCGCTGGCCTGCTCAGTATGAACAGACCG includes these proteins:
- a CDS encoding AraC family transcriptional regulator yields the protein MSAIDPAPALASHLPYPLACRILHFTPNSRMKRHSSPWAELNFAISGIMEIGIRGVTYLSPPQYAIWIPPHVEHCCQNEGEVHYACIDIPAAACAGLPTEPCTLEISPVMRAILGDFERRGISYPDTPEDRRMAQIVIDQTRQARAYASYLPSTSDPVLAPVLSALQHSPGDKRGAAHWAATANITERTLLRHCQQHLGMSFNEWRLRLRVVSALGMLDAGQPVQSVARELGYSTPSAFIAMFQRLTGQSPDNARRRSQGGAPAP
- a CDS encoding ABC transporter ATP-binding protein, with amino-acid sequence MTTPLVEVKDAARWFDVSPPWLERKLAGKPRVMLRAVDGVSFEIARGETLALVGESGCGKSTVARMLVGLYGLTRGDIRFDGQPLSRMSEPGGRALRKRLQMIFQDPYASLNPRWRVGRIIAEPMLTHTAMTPDERNARVGELLKQVGLDPADQGRYPHQFSGGQRQRISIARALAVNPEFLVCDEPTSALDVSVQAQVLNLMKDLQRNLGLTYLFISHNLAVVHHVADRVGVMYLGRMVEVAPRDELFARPRHPYTRMLLEAIPDINGAGKPRTAVAGEVPNPLNPPSGCTFHPRCPHANERCKAEAPVAMAAGVSVVACHAVQEGRISV
- a CDS encoding ABC transporter ATP-binding protein, translated to MSALLEVRNLRVEFPTRRGTLRALDDVSFSIQAGEVLGVVGESGAGKSLTGASIIGLLEPPGRIAAGEILLAGRRIDNLPDEQMRRVRGREIGAVFQDPLTSLNPLYTVGRQLAETIVTHLDLSWSQARERAVELLASTGIPAARERIDHYPHQFSGGMRQRVVIALALAAEPKLVVADEPTTALDVSIQAQIIELLKRLCRENGTAVMLITHDMGVIAETADRVAVMYAGRVAEIGPVADVIHKPRHPYTTGLMGSIPSLEGHSERLVQIDGSMPRLNAIPPGCAFNPRCGQRLPRCGVERPELMAAGTSRAACWLHDNNDKVAA
- a CDS encoding ABC transporter permease, which produces MRAVLKRWWDSDIAWAWRRAPVAIVATVQLAALLIGSFGAGWVAPHNPFDLTTVELLDALLPPAWEANGQPTYLLGTDSQGRDLYSAILYGTRVSLLIGLASVLLSMLIGIVLGLISGYAGGRIDAFIMRIADVQLSFPAILIALLIDGVARAAVPRELHELIAFPVLIGAIALAGWPQYARTVRGSTLVEKNREYVQAARVIGVASPVIMFRHVLPNVLGPVLVLATVHLATAIITEATLSFLGVGVPPTAPSLGTLIRIGNDFLFSGEWWITIFPGAALVLLVLSVNLLGDWLRDALNPRLN
- a CDS encoding ABC transporter permease codes for the protein MFAFILRRLLQAVAVMLTVALLAFVLFQYVGDPVTIMLGQDATDAERIELRERLGLNEPAIVQFGHFVANALQGNFGISLRQSEPVSTLLKSRLPATLELSMVAALLALLVGVPLGVYTALKRNSLVSQLLLAGSLLGVSLPTFLIGILLILVFSVQLGWLPSYGRGDTVSVGWWSSGLFTATGWKHLILPSITLSLFQMTLVLRLVRSEMLEVLRSDYIKFARARGLKRRAIHFGHALKNTMVPVITITGLQLGGIIAFAIVTETVFQWPGMGLLFIQAVQFADVPVMAAYLCLIALVFVVINLIVDLLYFVVDPRLRSGLTRGGGAH